The Stenotrophomonas sp. NA06056 genome segment CCGGTTCGGGCCAGGAGATCTCCACCCGTCCGTTCCAGCTGGTGACCGGGCGCAAGTGGATGGGTACCGCCTTCGGTGGCGTGAAGGGCCGCAGCCAGCTGCCGGGCATGGTCGAAGACGCGATGAAGGGCGATATCGAACTGGCCCCGTTCGTCACCCACACCATGGACCTGGACAAGATCAACGACGCCTTCGACCTGATGCATGAAGGCAAGTCGATCCGTTCGGTGGTCCACTACTGAGCCACGCCAGGTGGCGGGCCATTGAGCCTGCCACCCCTCGGGAGGAAACCCCATGGAACGCATCGAACACCGCGCCTGTGCCGGCGGCTGGCAGGACGTCTACCGCCATCACTCCGCTACGTTGGGCTGCGACATGCAGTTCGCCGTGTACCTGCCGCCGCAGGCCGCCAGCAAGAAGTTGCCGGTGCTGTACTGGCTGAGCGGGCTGACCTGCACCGAGCAGAACTTCATCACCAAGGCCGGTGCGCAGCGCTATGCGGCCGAGCACGGCGTCATCATCGTCGCCCCGGATACCAGTCCGCGCGGCGATGACGTGGCCGATGCCGAGGGCTATGACCTGGGCAAGGGCGCTGGCTTCTACCTCAATGCCACCGAACAGCCGTGGGCGAAGCACTACCGCATGCACGACTACGTGGTGCAGGAACTGCCGGCGCTGATCGAAGCGGACTTCCCGGTGAACGACGCACGCGCGATCAGCGGCCATTCGATGGGGGGCCACGGCGCACTGGTGATCGCGCTGCGCAACC includes the following:
- the fghA gene encoding S-formylglutathione hydrolase, which produces MERIEHRACAGGWQDVYRHHSATLGCDMQFAVYLPPQAASKKLPVLYWLSGLTCTEQNFITKAGAQRYAAEHGVIIVAPDTSPRGDDVADAEGYDLGKGAGFYLNATEQPWAKHYRMHDYVVQELPALIEADFPVNDARAISGHSMGGHGALVIALRNPGRYRSVSAFSPIVAPSQVPWGQKAFTAYLGDKPADWAQWDATALIANASERLPLLVDQGEGDEFLQTQLQPQRLQQACEAAGHPLTLRLQQGYDHSYYFIASFIGEHIAHHARALHA